In Carya illinoinensis cultivar Pawnee chromosome 9, C.illinoinensisPawnee_v1, whole genome shotgun sequence, the following are encoded in one genomic region:
- the LOC122275034 gene encoding carbon catabolite repressor protein 4 homolog 1-like isoform X2: MLSVLRVHLPSDIPIVGCELTPYVLLRRPDKTFTTDDVPDSAPVDGHFLRYRIQSDRNVAICSIHPSEQATLQCLGCVKAKIPVAKSYHCSPKCFSDAWQHHRVLHDRAASAVNENGNEEEELFGRFNSSGSAASLSGSASTTSLTNGSTPLYPAAVTQRSGGETWFEVGRFKTYTPSADDIGHVLKFECVVVDAETKLPVGHVNTILTSRVIPAPSPSPRHLIPVNGADAMGHLDSDGRVSSSGTFSVLSYNILSDVYATNDVYSYCPSWALSWPYRRQNLLREIVGYRADIVCLQEVQSDHYEEFFAPELDKHGYVGLYKRKTNEVYIGNTNTIDGCATFFRRDRFLHVKKYEVEFNKAAQSWTDSQLPSSQKKTALSRLFKDNVALIVVLEAKFGNQGVDNPGKRQLLCVANTHVNVHQDLKDVKLWQVHTLLKGLEKIAASADIPMLVCGDFNSVPGSAPHSLLAMGKVDPLHPELAADPLGILRPNSKLVHQLPLVSAYSSFARIGVGLGLEQQRRRLDPTTNEPLFTNCTRDFIGTLDYIFYTADSLTVESLLELLDEEGLRKDTALPSPEWSSDHIALLAEFRCTPRARR; the protein is encoded by the exons ATGCTGAGTGTGCTGCGTGTGCACCTCCCTTCTGATATCCCCATTGTAGGCTGCGAGCTCACGCCCTACGTTCTCCTCCGTCGGCCCGACAAGACATTCACAACCGACGATGTGCCTGATTCAGCTCCAGTGGACGGCCATTTCTTGAG GTATCGTATACAAAGTGATAGAAACGTAGCTATCTGTAGCATACATCCATCTGAGCAAGCCACATTGCAGTGCTTAGGTTGTGTTAAGGCCAAAATACCGGTTGCCAAAAGTTATCATTGCTCTCCTAAGTGCTTCTCGGATGCATGGCAGCATCACCGTGTTCTACATGATCGTGCTGCAAGTGCtgtaaatgaaaatggaaatgaagaggaagagttGTTTGGTCGCTTCAATAGTTCAGGATCTGCGGCTAGCTTATCTGGTTCGGCATCAACTACTAGCTTGACGAATGGTTCAACACCTTTGTATCCTGCTGCTGTTACGCAGAGGAGCGGTGGTGAAACTTGGTTTGAGGTTGGACGCTTTAAAACATATACCCCATCAGCTGATGATATTGGCCATGTTCTTAAGTTTGAATGTGTTGTAGTAGATGCTGAAACAAAACTTCCCGTGGGGCATGTCAACACTATATTAACTTCTCGTGTCATTCCAGCTCCCTCGCCTAGTCCACGCCATCTAATCCCGGTAAATGGAGCTGATGCGATGGGGCATCTAGATTCAGATGGCCGTGTTTCATCCTCAGGAACTTTTAGTGTGCTATCTTACAACATTTTGTCTGATGTGTATGCTACGAATGATGTATACAGTTATTGCCCCTCTTGGGCTCTTTCCTGGCCTTATCGCAGACAAAACTTGTTGAGAGAAATAGTTGGCTACCGTGCTGATATTGTTTGTCTTCAGGAG GTTCAAAGTGATCATTATGAGGAGTTTTTTGCTCCAGAGCTGGATAAACATGGCTATGTTGGtttatataagagaaaaacaaatgag GTTTACATTGGAAATACCAACACAATTGACGGGTGTGCAACATTTTTCCGGAGAGACAGATTTTTacatgttaaaaaatatgag GTTGAGTTTAATAAGGCTGCACAATCTTGGACTGATAGTCAATTGCCAAGTTCTCAGAAGAAAACTGCTTTAAGCCGACTGTTTAAG GATAATGTTGCACTTATAGTGGTTCTGGAAGCAAAATTTGGTAATCAGGGAGTTGATAATCCTGGGAAACGCCAGCTTCTTTGTGTG GCAAATACACATGTAAACGTTCACCAAGATTTAAAGGATGTAAAGCTCTGGCAG GTTCATACTCTCCTTAAAGGATTGGAGAAAATAGCTGCCAGTGCTGACATTCCAATGTTGGTTTGTGGGGATTTTAATTCTGTTCCTGGAAG TGCTCCTCATTCACTTCTTGCTATGGGGAAGGTGGATCCATTACATCCAGAGTTGGCAGCAGACCCTCTTGGTATCTTGCGTCCAAATAGCAAGCTGGTGCATCAGTTGCCACTG GTCAGCGCTTACTCATCCTTTGCAAGAATCGGGGTTGGTCTTGGTTTGGAACAGCAGAGGAGGAGATTGGACCCCACAACTAATGAACCCTTATTTACCAATTGCACTAGAGATTTTATCGGCACACTAGATTACATATTCTACACTG CGGACTCTCTGACAGTGGAATCCTTATTGGAGCTCTTGGACGAGGAGGGCTTGAGGAAGGACACCGCACTTCCTTCTCCAGAGTGGTCCTCTGATCATATAGCACTCTTAGCCGAATTTCGCTGCACACCTAGAGCTAGACGTTGA
- the LOC122275034 gene encoding carbon catabolite repressor protein 4 homolog 1-like isoform X1: MLSVLRVHLPSDIPIVGCELTPYVLLRRPDKTFTTDDVPDSAPVDGHFLRYKWYRIQSDRNVAICSIHPSEQATLQCLGCVKAKIPVAKSYHCSPKCFSDAWQHHRVLHDRAASAVNENGNEEEELFGRFNSSGSAASLSGSASTTSLTNGSTPLYPAAVTQRSGGETWFEVGRFKTYTPSADDIGHVLKFECVVVDAETKLPVGHVNTILTSRVIPAPSPSPRHLIPVNGADAMGHLDSDGRVSSSGTFSVLSYNILSDVYATNDVYSYCPSWALSWPYRRQNLLREIVGYRADIVCLQEVQSDHYEEFFAPELDKHGYVGLYKRKTNEVYIGNTNTIDGCATFFRRDRFLHVKKYEVEFNKAAQSWTDSQLPSSQKKTALSRLFKDNVALIVVLEAKFGNQGVDNPGKRQLLCVANTHVNVHQDLKDVKLWQVHTLLKGLEKIAASADIPMLVCGDFNSVPGSAPHSLLAMGKVDPLHPELAADPLGILRPNSKLVHQLPLVSAYSSFARIGVGLGLEQQRRRLDPTTNEPLFTNCTRDFIGTLDYIFYTADSLTVESLLELLDEEGLRKDTALPSPEWSSDHIALLAEFRCTPRARR; encoded by the exons ATGCTGAGTGTGCTGCGTGTGCACCTCCCTTCTGATATCCCCATTGTAGGCTGCGAGCTCACGCCCTACGTTCTCCTCCGTCGGCCCGACAAGACATTCACAACCGACGATGTGCCTGATTCAGCTCCAGTGGACGGCCATTTCTTGAGGTACAAGTG GTATCGTATACAAAGTGATAGAAACGTAGCTATCTGTAGCATACATCCATCTGAGCAAGCCACATTGCAGTGCTTAGGTTGTGTTAAGGCCAAAATACCGGTTGCCAAAAGTTATCATTGCTCTCCTAAGTGCTTCTCGGATGCATGGCAGCATCACCGTGTTCTACATGATCGTGCTGCAAGTGCtgtaaatgaaaatggaaatgaagaggaagagttGTTTGGTCGCTTCAATAGTTCAGGATCTGCGGCTAGCTTATCTGGTTCGGCATCAACTACTAGCTTGACGAATGGTTCAACACCTTTGTATCCTGCTGCTGTTACGCAGAGGAGCGGTGGTGAAACTTGGTTTGAGGTTGGACGCTTTAAAACATATACCCCATCAGCTGATGATATTGGCCATGTTCTTAAGTTTGAATGTGTTGTAGTAGATGCTGAAACAAAACTTCCCGTGGGGCATGTCAACACTATATTAACTTCTCGTGTCATTCCAGCTCCCTCGCCTAGTCCACGCCATCTAATCCCGGTAAATGGAGCTGATGCGATGGGGCATCTAGATTCAGATGGCCGTGTTTCATCCTCAGGAACTTTTAGTGTGCTATCTTACAACATTTTGTCTGATGTGTATGCTACGAATGATGTATACAGTTATTGCCCCTCTTGGGCTCTTTCCTGGCCTTATCGCAGACAAAACTTGTTGAGAGAAATAGTTGGCTACCGTGCTGATATTGTTTGTCTTCAGGAG GTTCAAAGTGATCATTATGAGGAGTTTTTTGCTCCAGAGCTGGATAAACATGGCTATGTTGGtttatataagagaaaaacaaatgag GTTTACATTGGAAATACCAACACAATTGACGGGTGTGCAACATTTTTCCGGAGAGACAGATTTTTacatgttaaaaaatatgag GTTGAGTTTAATAAGGCTGCACAATCTTGGACTGATAGTCAATTGCCAAGTTCTCAGAAGAAAACTGCTTTAAGCCGACTGTTTAAG GATAATGTTGCACTTATAGTGGTTCTGGAAGCAAAATTTGGTAATCAGGGAGTTGATAATCCTGGGAAACGCCAGCTTCTTTGTGTG GCAAATACACATGTAAACGTTCACCAAGATTTAAAGGATGTAAAGCTCTGGCAG GTTCATACTCTCCTTAAAGGATTGGAGAAAATAGCTGCCAGTGCTGACATTCCAATGTTGGTTTGTGGGGATTTTAATTCTGTTCCTGGAAG TGCTCCTCATTCACTTCTTGCTATGGGGAAGGTGGATCCATTACATCCAGAGTTGGCAGCAGACCCTCTTGGTATCTTGCGTCCAAATAGCAAGCTGGTGCATCAGTTGCCACTG GTCAGCGCTTACTCATCCTTTGCAAGAATCGGGGTTGGTCTTGGTTTGGAACAGCAGAGGAGGAGATTGGACCCCACAACTAATGAACCCTTATTTACCAATTGCACTAGAGATTTTATCGGCACACTAGATTACATATTCTACACTG CGGACTCTCTGACAGTGGAATCCTTATTGGAGCTCTTGGACGAGGAGGGCTTGAGGAAGGACACCGCACTTCCTTCTCCAGAGTGGTCCTCTGATCATATAGCACTCTTAGCCGAATTTCGCTGCACACCTAGAGCTAGACGTTGA